Proteins encoded within one genomic window of Rhinolophus sinicus isolate RSC01 linkage group LG14, ASM3656204v1, whole genome shotgun sequence:
- the CERS2 gene encoding ceramide synthase 2 isoform X2, producing the protein MLQTLYDYFWWERLWLPVNLTWADLEDRDGRVYAKASDLYITLPLALLFLIIRYFFELYVATPLAALLNVKEKTRLRAAPNPTLEHFYLTNGKHPKQVEVELLSRQSGLSGRQVERWFRRRRNQDRPSLLKKFREASWRFTFYLVAFIAGMAVIVDKPWFYDMKKVWEGYPIQTTIPSQYWYYMIELSFYWSLLFSIASDVKRKDFKEQIIHHVATIILISFSWFANYIRAGTLIMALHDSSDYLLESAKMFNYAGWKNTCNNIFIVFAIVFIITRLVILPFWILHCTVVYPLELYPAFFGYYFFNSMMGVLQTLHIFWAYLILRMAHKFITGKVEDERSDREETESSEGEEAAAGGAKSRPLANGHPILNNHRKND; encoded by the exons ATGCTCCAGACCTTGTATGATTACTTCTGGTGGGAACGGCTGTGGCTGCCTGTGAACTTAACCTGGGCTGACCTAGAAGACCGAGATGGACGTGTCTACGCCAAAGCCTCAGACCTCTACATCACACTACCCTTGGCCTTGCTCTTCCTCATCATTCGATACTTCTTTGAGCT TTACGTGGCCACACCCCTGGCTGCCCTCCTGAATGTCAAGGAGAAAACTCGGCTGCGGGCAGCTCCCAATCCCACCTTGGAGCACTTCTACCTGACCAACGGCAAGCATCCCAAACAG GTGGAGGTAGAGCTGTTGTCCCGGCAGAGTGGGCTCTCTGGCCGCCAGGTGGAACGCTGGTTCCGCCGCCGCCGCAACCAGGACCGGCCCAGTCTCCTCAAGAAGTTCCGAGAGGCCAG CTGGAGATTCACATTTTACCTGGTTGCTTTCATTGCCGGCATGGCTGTCATTGTGGAT AAACCCTGGTTCTATGACATGAAGAAAGTTTGGGAGGGCTACCCCATACAG aCCACCATCCCGTCCCAGTACTGGTACTACATGATCGAACTTTCTTTCTACTGGTCCCTGCTCTTCAGCATTGCCTCTGATGTCAAACGAAAG GACTTCAAGGAGCAGATCATCCACCACGTGGCCACCATCATCCTCATCAGCTTCTCCTGGTTTGCCAACTACATCCGAGCGGGGACCCTCATCATGGCTCTGCACGACTCCTCCGACTACCTGCTGGAG TCAGCCAAGATGTTCAACTACGCGGGATGGAAAAACACCTGCAACAACATCTTCATCGTCTTCGCCATCGTCTTCATCATCACCCGCCTGGTCATCCTGCCCTTCTG GATCCTGCACTGCACCGTGGTGTACCCACTGGAGCTCTACCCTGCTTTCTTTGGCTATTACTTCTTCAATTCCATGATGGGAGTGCTCCAGACGCTGCATATCTTCTGGGCCTACCTCATTTTGCGGATGGCTCACAAGTTCATAACTGGAAAG GTAGAAGATGAACGCAGTGACCGGGAAGAAACGGAGAGCTCTGAGGGGGAGGAGGCAGCGGCTGGGGGAGCAAAGAGCCGGCCCCTAGCCAACGGCCACCCCATCCTCAACAACCATCGTAAGAATGACTGA
- the CERS2 gene encoding ceramide synthase 2 isoform X1 — MLQTLYDYFWWERLWLPVNLTWADLEDRDGRVYAKASDLYITLPLALLFLIIRYFFELYVATPLAALLNVKEKTRLRAAPNPTLEHFYLTNGKHPKQVEVELLSRQSGLSGRQVERWFRRRRNQDRPSLLKKFREASWRFTFYLVAFIAGMAVIVDKPWFYDMKKVWEGYPIQTTIPSQYWYYMIELSFYWSLLFSIASDVKRKDFKEQIIHHVATIILISFSWFANYIRAGTLIMALHDSSDYLLESAKMFNYAGWKNTCNNIFIVFAIVFIITRLVILPFWILHCTVVYPLELYPAFFGYYFFNSMMGVLQTLHIFWAYLILRMAHKFITGKQVEDERSDREETESSEGEEAAAGGAKSRPLANGHPILNNHRKND, encoded by the exons ATGCTCCAGACCTTGTATGATTACTTCTGGTGGGAACGGCTGTGGCTGCCTGTGAACTTAACCTGGGCTGACCTAGAAGACCGAGATGGACGTGTCTACGCCAAAGCCTCAGACCTCTACATCACACTACCCTTGGCCTTGCTCTTCCTCATCATTCGATACTTCTTTGAGCT TTACGTGGCCACACCCCTGGCTGCCCTCCTGAATGTCAAGGAGAAAACTCGGCTGCGGGCAGCTCCCAATCCCACCTTGGAGCACTTCTACCTGACCAACGGCAAGCATCCCAAACAG GTGGAGGTAGAGCTGTTGTCCCGGCAGAGTGGGCTCTCTGGCCGCCAGGTGGAACGCTGGTTCCGCCGCCGCCGCAACCAGGACCGGCCCAGTCTCCTCAAGAAGTTCCGAGAGGCCAG CTGGAGATTCACATTTTACCTGGTTGCTTTCATTGCCGGCATGGCTGTCATTGTGGAT AAACCCTGGTTCTATGACATGAAGAAAGTTTGGGAGGGCTACCCCATACAG aCCACCATCCCGTCCCAGTACTGGTACTACATGATCGAACTTTCTTTCTACTGGTCCCTGCTCTTCAGCATTGCCTCTGATGTCAAACGAAAG GACTTCAAGGAGCAGATCATCCACCACGTGGCCACCATCATCCTCATCAGCTTCTCCTGGTTTGCCAACTACATCCGAGCGGGGACCCTCATCATGGCTCTGCACGACTCCTCCGACTACCTGCTGGAG TCAGCCAAGATGTTCAACTACGCGGGATGGAAAAACACCTGCAACAACATCTTCATCGTCTTCGCCATCGTCTTCATCATCACCCGCCTGGTCATCCTGCCCTTCTG GATCCTGCACTGCACCGTGGTGTACCCACTGGAGCTCTACCCTGCTTTCTTTGGCTATTACTTCTTCAATTCCATGATGGGAGTGCTCCAGACGCTGCATATCTTCTGGGCCTACCTCATTTTGCGGATGGCTCACAAGTTCATAACTGGAAAG CAGGTAGAAGATGAACGCAGTGACCGGGAAGAAACGGAGAGCTCTGAGGGGGAGGAGGCAGCGGCTGGGGGAGCAAAGAGCCGGCCCCTAGCCAACGGCCACCCCATCCTCAACAACCATCGTAAGAATGACTGA